In a genomic window of Vibrio gigantis:
- a CDS encoding GNAT family N-acetyltransferase has product MQQNIITERLILRPFRLSDSERVADLAGEKVIADMTAAIPHPYKPNMAVEWINTHESFFHEGKGVIYAITLTGNDEIIGAVSFPSLVDGVGILGYWLGVPFWGQGIAYEASSALVEYSKAHLGLTELEVMHLSENKRSESVIRKLGVEFVEKQVRKIHGEDRELCVYRSLL; this is encoded by the coding sequence ATGCAGCAGAACATTATCACAGAACGATTAATCTTAAGGCCATTTAGGTTGAGTGATAGCGAGCGCGTCGCTGACCTAGCGGGTGAGAAAGTGATTGCGGATATGACAGCTGCCATTCCTCATCCATACAAACCAAACATGGCGGTCGAATGGATTAACACGCACGAGTCTTTCTTCCATGAAGGAAAGGGCGTGATTTACGCGATAACTCTTACAGGTAACGATGAGATCATCGGTGCGGTCAGCTTTCCTAGCTTAGTCGATGGCGTTGGGATTCTTGGCTATTGGCTTGGCGTTCCGTTTTGGGGGCAAGGCATTGCGTATGAAGCTTCTTCTGCGCTAGTGGAATACAGTAAAGCTCATTTGGGACTAACAGAGTTGGAAGTGATGCACTTGTCTGAAAATAAACGCTCAGAGTCAGTTATTCGAAAGCTCGGTGTCGAGTTCGTTGAGAAACAGGTACGTAAAATTCATGGTGAAGATCGTGAGTTGTGTGTGTACCGATCTCTGCTCTAG